One Melospiza melodia melodia isolate bMelMel2 chromosome 1, bMelMel2.pri, whole genome shotgun sequence genomic window carries:
- the IDI1 gene encoding isopentenyl-diphosphate Delta-isomerase 1, whose amino-acid sequence MWRALLRAGSAAPRSGPGVRGERRGPSARTASGTCATIRMPEVNTDHLDEQQVQLLAEMCILIDENDNKIGAETKKNCHLNENIDKGLLHRAFSVFLFNTENKLLLQQRSNAKITFPDCFTNTCCSHPLSHPQELEENDAIGVRRAAQRRLKAELGIPMEQVPPEDISYLTRIHYKAKSDGIWGEHEIDYILFVQKDVTLNPDPNEIQSYCYVTQKELKQLLDKAARNEVKITPWFKLIAETFLFKWWDNLNNLNKFVEHEKIHRM is encoded by the exons ATGTGGCGCGCGCTGCTCCGGGCCGGGAGCGCGGCCCCTCGGAGCGGCCCCGGCGTGAGGGGAGAGCGGCGGGGGCCGAGCGCACGGACTGCGAG TGGAACGTGTGCTACCATCAGGATGCCTGAAGTAAACACAGATCACCTGGATGAGCAGCAGGTGCAGCTCTTGGCAGAGATGTGCATCCTTATCGATGAAAATGACAATAAGATTGGAGCAGAGACCAAGAAAAACTGTCACTTGAATGAAAACATTGACAAAG gtTTGCTGCACCGAGCTTTCAGTGTTTTCTTatttaatacagaaaataaactgctgctgcagcagaggtcAAATGCCAAAATTACATTTCCAG ATTGTTTCACCAACACTTGTTGCAGTCACCCTCTGAGCCACCCACAAGAACTGGAAGAAAACGATGCCATTGGTGTTCGGAGAGCAGCGCAGAGACGGctgaaggcagagctgggaattccCATGGAGCAG GTACCTCCAGAAGACATCTCCTACCTGACTCGAATTCACTACAAGGCCAAGTCTGATGGCATCTGGGGGGAACATGAGATAGACTATATCTTATTTGTGCAGAAGGATGTGACACTGAATCCTGACCCCAACGAGATCCAGAGCTACTGCTACGTGACACAGAAAGAACTGAAACAGCTCCTGGACAAAGCTGCCAGGAATGAAGTTAAGATTACTCCATGGTTCAAGCTGATAGCAGAGACCTTTCTTTTTAAGTGGTGGGATAACTTGAATAACTTGAACAAATTTGTTGAGCATGAAAAAATACACCGAATGTga